Below is a window of Sulfurisphaera ohwakuensis DNA.
CATATTTAAAGATTTGTGTGCATATTATAAACATGTGGTGAAAAGTTGAAACTTTACGAGTTTGAAGGAAAGGAACTTTTTAGGGAAGTAGGAATCCCAGTACCAAAAGGTATAGTTACAGATAAACCAATAAAATGGGAAGGAAAAGCTGTAGTTAAATCTCAACTACTTGAAGGAGCAAGAGGAAAAAGAGGATTAGTAAGAGTAACTGAAAATGTTGAAGAGACTATAAATGAGCTTATGAAGTTAGGAGTTAATAAATTCCTCGTAGAAGAATTTATTCCGCATGAAAAAGAAATCTACTTATCGGCATTAATAGATAGAGATGTTGCAGAACCTATTATTGTAGCATCACCAGAAGGTGGAATAGATATAGAGAGTAGTAAGAATGTAAAAATTTTTCATATACCAATTGAAAGAGGAGTAAGATCTTATGATGTTATTAAAATTGAAAAATATCTTAATGTTAAGGGTCTTGAACCCATAATTAAAGGATTATACAAATTGGTTACTGAATATGATGCTGAATTAGCTGAAATAAACCCATTAGCTGTCACAGTGGATGGAAGGCTTTACGCTTTAGATTCAAAAGTAATCTTAGAAGATAACGCATTATTTAGACACCAAGATCTATTAGAAAAAATTGGAAGATCACCTAGTAAAGATGCCTATGTAGAGTTAGATGGAGATATTGGGATTATAGGTAATGGGGCTGGATTAACTATGGCCACCATGGATATGGTTAAATTAATGGGGGGAAGCCCAGCTGATTTCTATGATGTTGGTGGTGGAGCAGACAGAGAGAAAGTTAAAGAAGCAGTATTGAAGATTGGTTCAAATCCCAAGGTTAAGAAAATCATTATAAATATTTATGGAGGAATAACAAAATGTGATGAAGTCGCACTTGGAATAGTTGATGCG
It encodes the following:
- a CDS encoding succinate--CoA ligase subunit beta, with amino-acid sequence MKLYEFEGKELFREVGIPVPKGIVTDKPIKWEGKAVVKSQLLEGARGKRGLVRVTENVEETINELMKLGVNKFLVEEFIPHEKEIYLSALIDRDVAEPIIVASPEGGIDIESSKNVKIFHIPIERGVRSYDVIKIEKYLNVKGLEPIIKGLYKLVTEYDAELAEINPLAVTVDGRLYALDSKVILEDNALFRHQDLLEKIGRSPSKDAYVELDGDIGIIGNGAGLTMATMDMVKLMGGSPADFYDVGGGADREKVKEAVLKIGSNPKVKKIIINIYGGITKCDEVALGIVDAYSLIKKPIYVRLVGTNEEQGRKILQENGIKYYTDALSCIGDALRS